From a single Leptospira levettii genomic region:
- a CDS encoding GyrI-like domain-containing protein gives MANLSEPLVQTEKFTVMGLRIRTSNAPGDAEVKIPATYSKFYKEDIPKKMEMLRKIDPLFAVYSSYESDENGAYDFLLGYAVDPNTKPLPGMELIHITPQNGRYFAIQPGPPEEVVPKFWAEIWNHPEIPKIRSFQTDWEEYSEAGIRVFLSTI, from the coding sequence ATGGCTAATTTGTCAGAACCACTTGTTCAAACAGAAAAATTTACGGTTATGGGACTTCGTATTAGAACATCCAATGCACCTGGAGATGCAGAAGTCAAAATTCCAGCCACTTACTCGAAATTTTATAAAGAGGACATTCCTAAAAAAATGGAAATGTTACGGAAGATAGATCCTCTTTTTGCTGTATATTCTTCTTATGAATCGGATGAAAATGGTGCGTATGATTTCTTGTTAGGTTATGCTGTGGATCCAAACACAAAACCACTCCCAGGAATGGAATTAATCCATATAACACCACAGAACGGTCGTTATTTTGCAATCCAACCTGGACCGCCAGAAGAAGTTGTTCCAAAATTTTGGGCTGAAATTTGGAACCATCCAGAAATTCCTAAAATTCGAAGTTTTCAAACAGATTGGGAAGAATATTCGGAAGCAGGGATTCGAGTATTTTTATCCACTATTTAG
- a CDS encoding PrsW family glutamic-type intramembrane protease gives MKEMGTFDYLIGAATVFPWAVVIWKAYKPKKGWQEVIGILFALVFGWLATDLILRLHPILWPETDFSPKKKVSLLTQTAHLAFIQAGITEETFKIFFIMVLSFVLGYDRKTKEFSPSVVLFGGFVAMGFSFIENTHYIFREPEEKKLNLFIARTIHSSNIHLLINLCFSMFLLKSNLKQDLSAKRLIVIFGFVLAVLQHGVVDFLLIPGATIGLWISTAMFVGIWVWVVTDWRIYVIEKKSQSNLNEPSEVPVI, from the coding sequence ATGAAAGAAATGGGAACCTTTGATTATTTGATTGGTGCAGCTACAGTGTTTCCATGGGCAGTTGTCATTTGGAAGGCTTACAAACCGAAAAAAGGGTGGCAAGAGGTCATAGGAATCCTCTTTGCTTTGGTATTTGGTTGGTTAGCTACCGACTTAATCTTGAGATTACACCCCATCCTTTGGCCAGAGACAGATTTTTCTCCTAAAAAAAAGGTAAGTTTACTCACACAAACTGCTCATTTAGCGTTTATCCAAGCAGGAATCACAGAAGAAACGTTCAAAATTTTCTTTATCATGGTATTGTCTTTTGTATTGGGATATGATCGCAAAACAAAAGAATTTTCACCAAGTGTTGTATTATTCGGCGGATTTGTGGCAATGGGATTTTCCTTTATTGAAAACACACATTATATCTTCCGTGAACCGGAAGAAAAAAAATTAAATCTTTTCATCGCAAGGACCATCCATTCCTCTAATATCCATCTTTTGATCAATTTGTGTTTTTCTATGTTCTTACTGAAAAGTAACTTAAAACAAGATTTGAGTGCGAAACGATTGATCGTCATTTTTGGATTTGTACTTGCTGTTTTGCAACATGGTGTGGTCGATTTTTTACTCATCCCAGGTGCCACCATTGGACTTTGGATTTCAACTGCGATGTTTGTTGGGATCTGGGTTTGGGTAGTTACCGATTGGAGAATTTACGTGATTGAAAAAAAAAGCCAATCGAACCTAAATGAACCAAGTGAAGTACCTGTAATATGA
- a CDS encoding energy transducer TonB family protein has product MDSANSQYLSPWAKKSLTFFLWLSPLFSLGPFLAFGILFAFPKEFRLRLKAIAVIAVYILNWILFYPVELLHRSSMEWEGMINAFLAQDGTTFRLKFGFFIVCFLFLLSNYLHSLFRNRKRELVRQVRANREFPNSQIRTEMRVRDSKFDTILLVLVLALVFQYLFLYITESLNPQKNLSPLAPLYDVHQFVFNYSISICILLFSFNRNKIPSLLAKPYLRYMEGIRIRESWKQAVKTEGKFPLRLELIIKQKAKFNDQILPGFGHIYVYEYWRGFPILFLTLLLYLFSAVWVFSYISPIFGIQFLAGFGLKPGIPDKDFFISSQNIAYAVFSLAALVGLYFYSAMILEKSFSLENLGIKKDKDGESEPFFKPGLRKGFRNVLPLSLLFHLVLLCLVFLIPISIQRGKKKEQSAQKNDHFRPEKMEFYFIDPNVPDDTQGLNGGVITGNETENKEKGEKISNEKVADNGPVKGYIKKIRGKKVPPTYSNYISAKMRIPESYMDYWAKAPHPYSSVVAYTITQDGDVIDVELVEASDYPDQDLRTLQLVESLGPLMPPPGTKSDIRVTELFWNGPIDPEFVPTPLQKEMINLFDGRYMEEIPE; this is encoded by the coding sequence ATGGATTCGGCAAACTCTCAATACCTCTCACCCTGGGCAAAAAAATCCTTAACGTTTTTCCTTTGGCTCTCTCCACTTTTCAGTTTGGGACCATTTTTGGCATTTGGGATCCTATTTGCTTTCCCTAAGGAATTTCGCCTCCGCCTAAAAGCAATCGCAGTGATCGCAGTTTACATTCTCAATTGGATTTTGTTTTACCCTGTTGAGTTATTACATCGTTCTAGTATGGAATGGGAGGGAATGATCAATGCATTTTTAGCACAGGATGGCACAACCTTCCGATTGAAGTTTGGGTTTTTTATCGTTTGTTTCCTTTTCCTCCTATCCAATTACCTACACAGCCTTTTTCGAAATCGGAAACGAGAATTGGTAAGACAGGTCCGAGCCAATCGAGAATTTCCAAATTCCCAAATCCGAACGGAGATGAGAGTAAGAGATTCCAAATTTGATACCATTTTGCTTGTGCTTGTCCTTGCACTTGTATTCCAATATTTATTTTTATACATTACCGAATCCCTAAACCCACAAAAGAATTTATCACCTCTCGCGCCACTTTACGACGTTCATCAGTTTGTATTTAATTATTCTATTTCGATTTGTATTTTACTATTTAGTTTTAATCGAAACAAAATTCCTTCACTTCTCGCGAAACCTTATCTTCGTTATATGGAAGGAATTCGTATCCGTGAAAGTTGGAAACAAGCTGTTAAAACTGAAGGAAAGTTCCCACTTCGATTAGAACTCATCATCAAACAAAAAGCAAAATTCAATGATCAAATATTGCCAGGGTTTGGTCATATTTATGTTTATGAATATTGGCGTGGTTTTCCCATTTTATTCCTTACACTATTATTATACTTATTTTCTGCAGTTTGGGTATTTTCTTATATCAGTCCGATTTTTGGGATTCAGTTCCTCGCTGGTTTTGGATTAAAACCTGGAATTCCCGACAAAGATTTTTTTATTTCATCACAAAACATTGCATATGCGGTCTTTTCCCTCGCTGCATTAGTAGGATTGTATTTTTACTCGGCAATGATTTTAGAGAAGTCTTTCAGTTTAGAAAATTTAGGAATTAAAAAAGACAAAGATGGTGAATCGGAACCTTTTTTTAAACCAGGCTTACGAAAAGGATTTCGAAACGTTTTACCACTCTCATTACTCTTCCACTTGGTATTACTTTGTTTGGTGTTTCTGATTCCTATCAGTATCCAACGTGGTAAAAAAAAGGAACAATCTGCCCAAAAGAATGACCACTTCCGACCTGAAAAGATGGAGTTTTATTTCATCGATCCGAATGTCCCAGATGATACCCAAGGTTTGAATGGGGGAGTCATCACAGGAAACGAAACCGAAAACAAGGAAAAGGGCGAAAAGATTTCCAATGAGAAAGTAGCGGACAATGGACCTGTGAAAGGTTATATCAAAAAAATCCGTGGGAAAAAAGTCCCTCCCACTTATTCCAATTATATCTCTGCAAAAATGAGGATTCCTGAAAGTTATATGGACTACTGGGCAAAAGCCCCCCATCCTTATTCGAGTGTTGTTGCGTATACGATCACTCAAGATGGTGATGTTATTGATGTCGAACTTGTAGAAGCATCTGATTACCCAGACCAAGACTTAAGGACCTTACAACTTGTGGAGAGTTTGGGACCACTTATGCCTCCACCAGGCACAAAAAGTGACATTCGTGTCACCGAACTATTTTGGAATGGACCCATTGACCCTGAGTTTGTTCCTACTCCTTTACAAAAAGAAATGATCAACTTGTTTGACGGCCGTTATATGGAAGAGATACCCGAATGA
- a CDS encoding glycine--tRNA ligase yields MAQPKEKEEQSLKPIVAVSKRRGFVFPGSEIYGGLSNTFDYGPNGIEVLTNLKRLWWEYFVHRRDDVLGLDSSILLHPRVWEASGHISNFNDPLMDCKKCKTRVRVDKFLEDKEGEGAATGKSLEELTNTIREKAYACPTCGTVGSFTDARQFNLMFKTSHGASEEGATDIYLRPETAQGIFINFKNVTQIARKKVPFGIAQIGKSFRNEIMARQFIFRTREFEQMEMEFFCEPGTQKEWFKYWVDYCMDWLVNVVGLKKENLRVREHEKEELSFYSDSTSDIEYKYPFGWGELWGIASRTDYDLTQHEKFSSEDLKYHDLDQKKKYLPYVVEPALGLNRLFLAVLCDAYEEEKLEKDDIRTVLRFGKRVSPMKVAIFPLMKKDGLDAKAKEIYADLRNHWYVDYDESGAIGKRYRRHDEIGTPFCITVDYDTMSDGTVTIRERDSMKQERIPVSEIKSYLIQRMV; encoded by the coding sequence ATGGCACAGCCGAAAGAGAAAGAAGAACAGTCGCTTAAACCCATAGTCGCAGTCTCCAAAAGAAGAGGCTTTGTTTTCCCGGGATCCGAAATTTACGGAGGCCTCTCCAATACCTTTGACTATGGTCCCAATGGGATTGAAGTCCTTACTAATTTAAAACGCCTTTGGTGGGAGTATTTTGTCCACCGTCGGGATGATGTATTGGGACTCGACTCTTCTATCCTCCTCCACCCTCGAGTTTGGGAAGCTTCTGGCCATATCTCCAATTTTAATGACCCACTGATGGATTGCAAAAAATGCAAAACCCGAGTGCGTGTGGACAAATTTTTAGAGGATAAAGAAGGAGAAGGTGCGGCAACTGGGAAAAGTTTAGAAGAGTTAACAAACACCATCCGCGAAAAAGCCTATGCCTGCCCTACTTGTGGAACGGTTGGCAGTTTCACCGACGCAAGGCAATTCAATTTGATGTTTAAAACTTCTCATGGTGCTTCCGAGGAAGGTGCAACTGACATTTACCTTCGTCCAGAAACGGCACAAGGGATTTTTATCAATTTTAAAAATGTAACACAGATTGCGCGGAAAAAAGTTCCCTTTGGAATTGCTCAAATTGGGAAATCGTTCCGTAACGAAATCATGGCACGCCAATTTATCTTTCGCACTCGTGAGTTCGAACAGATGGAAATGGAATTTTTCTGTGAACCAGGAACGCAAAAAGAATGGTTCAAGTATTGGGTAGACTACTGCATGGACTGGCTTGTGAATGTAGTCGGTTTAAAAAAAGAAAACCTACGAGTGAGAGAACATGAAAAGGAAGAACTTTCCTTTTATAGTGATTCCACAAGTGATATCGAATACAAATACCCGTTTGGTTGGGGAGAACTTTGGGGTATTGCTTCTCGAACAGACTATGACCTAACACAACACGAAAAATTTTCATCCGAAGATCTAAAGTATCACGACTTAGACCAAAAGAAAAAATACCTCCCCTATGTTGTCGAACCAGCACTTGGCCTCAACCGTCTCTTCCTCGCAGTGTTATGCGATGCCTACGAAGAAGAAAAATTAGAAAAAGATGACATTCGTACTGTTTTACGTTTTGGAAAACGAGTGAGCCCCATGAAGGTTGCCATCTTTCCTCTGATGAAAAAAGACGGACTCGATGCCAAAGCAAAAGAAATTTATGCGGATCTTCGGAACCATTGGTATGTCGACTATGATGAAAGTGGTGCGATAGGGAAACGTTACCGCCGTCATGATGAAATTGGAACTCCATTCTGTATCACAGTTGATTATGATACCATGAGTGATGGAACAGTGACCATTCGAGAAAGAGATTCTATGAAACAAGAACGAATTCCAGTTTCAGAAATTAAATCATACCTCATCCAAAGAATGGTATAA
- a CDS encoding GNAT family N-acetyltransferase, with translation MIRDLIESDRNQTIELVNQFFRKVNELELDGLFRIRPRAATKFTDIYFKLIGTGKVYMRGYFVEEELVSLVIGRIEEKPHLEEERSLFIDLAVTKLGKKKKGYMSELLQDVDLWCLEKNIPAIELRAILKNEEAIQFWNKSSFEPFYIRYRKRLVN, from the coding sequence TTGATCCGCGATTTAATCGAATCAGATAGAAACCAAACCATCGAACTCGTGAATCAGTTTTTCCGAAAGGTAAACGAACTCGAGTTAGATGGACTTTTCCGTATTCGTCCCCGCGCCGCTACCAAATTCACAGATATCTATTTTAAGTTGATTGGTACAGGTAAAGTGTACATGCGTGGGTATTTTGTGGAAGAGGAACTTGTTTCTCTTGTCATTGGAAGGATTGAAGAAAAACCCCACCTCGAAGAAGAAAGAAGTCTCTTTATTGACCTTGCTGTCACCAAATTAGGAAAAAAGAAAAAAGGCTATATGTCTGAACTCTTGCAAGATGTGGATCTTTGGTGTTTGGAAAAAAACATTCCCGCGATTGAACTTCGAGCCATATTAAAAAACGAAGAGGCCATCCAGTTTTGGAACAAATCAAGTTTTGAGCCATTTTACATCCGTTACCGCAAACGACTCGTGAATTGA
- a CDS encoding TPM domain-containing protein → MLWNPKTTFQFLFTIYLVNLICLTPVFAKETKILTSPITDEVGILSSSQVTHLQSVISDIESKTGAQVFLYIIESLEGENLESYSLQVAEQSKIGQKGKDNGVLVLLSVGDRKVRIEVGYGLEETLTDVLCNRIIRNIMIPEFKKGDIPNGILLGYDAITLILFGDADSNPNLQTNYPDGIGTAFSNDNTVTNIGISIVVLVVSGIGYFLLTDGKKFKRKIWLDVLYGGVVVAGLVYFLPDAVFYFFCFGIVALNLYLLYGLWEWFSYPLAIFSLLFWIPFLQFSFHAEWIVLFWVIGIIGGILLFIKLALDEVLIQSYKNFAKRLGFSASGLFFHSIAVLSLWYSIQSILNQERLFTILYYQGLILFTIYGLSISVFQKHALRYGIAFLLWLSVVAGIFFFWPTGGNTSPQIDFCNVFNSFQWFFCLVLGYVLAKSIQVKSWKTRALKYGFISLVWTFGFSIEGILGFKDSFNFSISTFIFSYFVLLLLHFFYTIWEESDGSSYSSYSSSSSSSSSYTSSSSSYRSSSSSSSSGGGGGSFGGGGSSGSW, encoded by the coding sequence ATGTTATGGAATCCGAAAACTACCTTCCAATTCCTTTTCACAATTTATTTGGTTAATCTCATTTGTTTGACACCAGTATTTGCAAAAGAGACCAAAATCCTCACTTCACCCATCACAGATGAAGTTGGAATCTTAAGTTCTTCACAAGTCACTCACTTACAATCGGTGATATCCGATATCGAATCCAAAACTGGTGCGCAAGTATTTTTATACATCATTGAAAGTTTAGAAGGAGAAAATTTAGAGTCCTATTCCCTCCAGGTTGCCGAACAATCAAAAATTGGGCAAAAAGGAAAAGACAATGGTGTGTTAGTATTACTTTCAGTAGGTGATCGTAAGGTTAGGATTGAAGTTGGGTATGGTTTAGAAGAAACATTAACAGATGTATTGTGCAATCGAATTATCAGAAACATCATGATCCCAGAATTCAAAAAAGGAGATATTCCCAATGGAATTCTACTTGGTTATGATGCGATAACATTAATCCTATTTGGTGATGCTGATTCCAACCCCAATTTACAAACGAATTATCCAGATGGTATTGGTACAGCTTTTTCCAATGACAATACGGTAACAAATATTGGGATATCAATCGTTGTATTGGTTGTTTCTGGGATTGGGTATTTCCTTTTGACTGATGGGAAAAAATTCAAACGTAAAATTTGGTTGGATGTATTGTATGGTGGAGTCGTAGTAGCGGGACTTGTTTACTTCTTACCAGATGCTGTTTTTTATTTTTTTTGCTTTGGCATTGTTGCCTTAAATTTATACTTATTGTATGGGCTTTGGGAATGGTTTTCGTATCCACTTGCAATATTCTCCCTGCTCTTTTGGATTCCGTTTTTGCAATTTAGTTTTCATGCGGAATGGATCGTGCTCTTTTGGGTCATCGGAATCATTGGTGGGATACTGCTATTCATTAAATTGGCGTTAGATGAAGTTTTGATTCAATCTTATAAAAATTTTGCAAAACGATTGGGATTTTCAGCAAGTGGATTATTTTTCCATTCAATTGCCGTTTTAAGTTTATGGTATAGCATCCAATCTATATTGAATCAGGAACGTTTGTTTACCATTTTATACTACCAAGGATTGATTCTTTTTACCATCTATGGATTATCCATTTCGGTTTTTCAAAAACATGCACTACGTTATGGAATAGCCTTTCTTCTTTGGTTAAGCGTAGTTGCTGGGATTTTCTTTTTTTGGCCAACGGGGGGGAATACCTCTCCTCAAATTGATTTCTGTAATGTATTTAATTCCTTCCAATGGTTTTTCTGTTTGGTGTTAGGTTATGTTTTGGCAAAATCCATCCAAGTGAAGTCCTGGAAGACAAGGGCTCTAAAGTATGGTTTCATCTCTCTTGTGTGGACATTTGGATTTTCCATTGAAGGGATATTAGGGTTTAAAGATTCCTTCAATTTTTCGATTTCTACCTTTATTTTTTCCTATTTTGTGTTACTTCTCCTTCATTTCTTTTATACGATTTGGGAAGAAAGTGACGGTAGTTCCTATTCTTCATACTCATCAAGTTCAAGTTCTTCTTCCAGTTATACAAGTTCCTCTAGTTCTTATCGATCCAGCTCAAGTTCTAGTTCTAGTGGTGGTGGCGGAGGGAGTTTTGGAGGAGGAGGGAGTTCTGGAAGTTGGTAA
- a CDS encoding TetR/AcrR family transcriptional regulator, with translation MPNSMNVQVKLGQTKSVTKKAQTKQKIFRTAIVLFQKEGYETTTMRMIAKEAKVSLGLTYYHFQSKEDLVLEFYKSSQKELIRQSEQFFKTTKDFKARYKFIITTQLELFTHHKKFLQVLARQAGDPTYPLSPFSSESESLREEAVGIIRHAMMSSNTKLREDLSKVLPDLLWMQQMGILFFWLSDPSKSFQNTKLMIHDSLDLTFKLIKLSNFPLFKNVMGPIFRMVKLAKFKS, from the coding sequence ATGCCAAACTCAATGAACGTACAAGTGAAACTAGGACAAACAAAATCAGTCACAAAAAAGGCACAAACCAAACAAAAGATTTTTCGAACAGCGATTGTCCTATTTCAAAAAGAAGGGTATGAAACAACAACAATGCGAATGATAGCAAAGGAAGCCAAAGTTTCATTGGGTCTAACCTATTACCATTTCCAATCCAAAGAAGATTTGGTATTAGAATTTTATAAGAGTTCTCAAAAGGAATTGATCAGACAATCGGAACAGTTTTTCAAAACAACAAAAGATTTTAAGGCGCGTTATAAGTTTATCATCACTACTCAATTGGAGCTTTTTACCCATCACAAAAAATTTTTACAGGTCCTTGCAAGGCAAGCAGGAGATCCAACGTATCCTCTCTCTCCATTTAGTTCTGAAAGTGAAAGTTTGCGTGAAGAAGCTGTTGGAATCATCAGACATGCTATGATGAGTTCCAATACAAAATTACGAGAGGACTTAAGTAAAGTTTTACCTGATCTTCTATGGATGCAACAGATGGGGATTTTATTTTTTTGGTTAAGTGATCCTTCTAAATCGTTCCAGAACACAAAATTGATGATCCATGATTCTTTGGATCTTACTTTTAAACTCATCAAACTTTCCAATTTCCCACTCTTCAAAAACGTAATGGGACCCATCTTTCGGATGGTCAAACTTGCAAAATTTAAATCATAA
- a CDS encoding esterase/lipase family protein: MIRKSLLAFFVTAMLATPVLASSGSSSKPLAGTYPIILSHGLFGWGENSGGIISIVNYWGGTDDYLRSQGATVYAPSKTAANSNEVRAAELKAAILTYAAATNYSGKFHILGHSQGGLDSRYMVSNLGLSSRVATLTTLNTPHYGSPIADIIKTVLPGWIQPFVASIVETLVKVVYGGTNQQNALAALSSLTKEGLSTFNSYTPNQSGVKYFSYGSYITLPDLIQHPLMGILHPACAAGGLFQGQGATNDGLVPLSSQKWGTWKGGPSYGILTTGVDHLQVSNTLRSGSLWYDVEGFYMNMASNMKANQ; this comes from the coding sequence ATGATTCGAAAAAGTCTTTTGGCCTTTTTTGTAACTGCCATGTTGGCAACCCCAGTTCTTGCGAGTTCTGGTTCTTCTTCTAAACCACTTGCGGGAACCTACCCGATCATCTTATCACATGGTCTTTTTGGATGGGGCGAAAATTCAGGCGGGATCATTAGTATTGTCAACTATTGGGGCGGAACAGATGACTACCTCAGAAGCCAAGGGGCAACCGTATACGCTCCATCAAAAACAGCAGCTAACTCCAATGAAGTGAGAGCAGCTGAATTAAAAGCTGCCATCTTAACTTATGCAGCAGCCACTAATTATTCTGGCAAATTCCATATCCTTGGTCATTCGCAAGGTGGTCTCGATAGTCGTTATATGGTTTCCAACTTAGGACTTTCTAGTCGAGTGGCAACCCTCACTACACTCAATACTCCTCATTATGGATCACCAATTGCTGATATCATTAAAACTGTTCTACCAGGTTGGATCCAACCCTTTGTAGCAAGCATTGTAGAAACTCTCGTCAAAGTAGTGTATGGTGGAACCAACCAACAAAATGCACTAGCGGCTCTTTCTTCTCTTACCAAAGAAGGATTATCTACTTTTAACTCCTATACTCCTAACCAATCAGGTGTGAAATATTTCTCATATGGTTCTTACATCACTCTACCTGATTTGATCCAACACCCACTGATGGGGATTTTACACCCAGCATGTGCTGCTGGTGGACTTTTCCAAGGACAAGGGGCAACAAACGATGGTCTTGTTCCACTTTCTTCTCAAAAATGGGGAACTTGGAAAGGAGGTCCTTCCTATGGAATCTTGACTACTGGAGTTGACCACTTACAAGTATCCAATACACTTCGTTCTGGAAGTTTATGGTATGATGTAGAAGGATTTTATATGAATATGGCTTCCAACATGAAGGCGAACCAATAA
- a CDS encoding lipase chaperone family protein, which yields MSFGAIVIVFVIVIYQFTKTNEFGSSNEENPNDKAESFFRTQSDGFSVDPFYLESAKSIFSPDGQFLRFDEIIAKAKSGDLNLISELWNLRRQCPEGSTREQCHEYIKAFIQNEYSGEDAKKLLNLLTNYLKYEEAMVQLDPSSKAFTNAERYEQIKQLRRKYFSKEDADLIFGLEEATADFSFNRKNFLEETKNLKAEERIRLYEEYRKKSFGAYYNAVVSREPQYDKFETEMDLRQNELNKLSGAERESKEREVRTRYFGKDGNERMEKVLREMKEEEEKISKLEIEEKNLLKNNPNLSNAEKEKKLMELRIKTFGNKELAEEYSRRLEYENSLKNSGN from the coding sequence TTGAGTTTCGGCGCTATTGTGATTGTCTTTGTCATTGTGATATATCAATTCACAAAAACGAATGAATTTGGATCTTCCAATGAAGAAAACCCAAATGACAAAGCTGAGTCTTTTTTTCGCACCCAAAGTGATGGTTTTTCTGTGGATCCTTTTTATTTAGAATCTGCGAAATCAATTTTTTCACCCGATGGTCAGTTTTTGCGGTTTGATGAGATCATCGCCAAAGCCAAGTCAGGTGATCTAAATTTAATTTCTGAATTATGGAATTTACGCCGTCAATGCCCGGAAGGTAGCACCAGAGAACAATGCCACGAATACATCAAAGCATTCATCCAAAATGAATATTCTGGTGAAGACGCAAAAAAACTCTTAAATCTCTTAACCAATTATTTGAAATATGAAGAAGCTATGGTACAACTTGATCCAAGTTCCAAGGCATTCACCAATGCCGAACGTTACGAACAAATCAAACAACTCAGAAGGAAATATTTTTCCAAGGAAGATGCTGATCTGATATTTGGATTAGAAGAAGCCACTGCTGATTTTAGTTTTAATCGTAAGAATTTTTTAGAGGAAACAAAAAACCTAAAAGCAGAAGAACGTATCCGATTGTATGAAGAATATCGCAAAAAATCCTTCGGGGCTTATTACAATGCCGTAGTGAGTCGTGAACCTCAGTATGATAAATTTGAAACTGAAATGGACCTGAGACAAAACGAATTGAATAAACTCTCTGGTGCAGAACGTGAATCAAAGGAACGTGAAGTACGAACTCGTTATTTCGGCAAAGATGGAAATGAACGAATGGAAAAAGTATTGAGAGAAATGAAAGAAGAGGAAGAAAAAATTTCAAAATTAGAAATTGAAGAAAAAAACTTACTCAAAAACAATCCAAATTTATCGAATGCAGAAAAAGAGAAAAAATTAATGGAACTTCGTATCAAGACCTTTGGCAACAAAGAACTCGCAGAAGAATACTCTCGCCGATTGGAATATGAGAATTCACTCAAAAATTCCGGGAATTAA